The Lacerta agilis isolate rLacAgi1 chromosome 5, rLacAgi1.pri, whole genome shotgun sequence genome has a segment encoding these proteins:
- the EEF1AKMT4 gene encoding EEF1A lysine methyltransferase 4 translates to MEEEEEEVPRRRQLPDSNARYRDRSFWDSRYQDEGAAPAEWFGGLERFREQLEAELSPGDRILVLGCGNSALSYDLFQLGYTDITSIDYSPICIASMQDRYAHCPGLHWAVMDARALTFVDGSFDVVLEKGTLDSMMVEETDPWNVSSGARMLLDQVLTEVSRVLRPGGRFISITFAQPHFRKRHYAQPAYGWSVRHATYGSGFHYFIYVMRKGEELSPSDLALGQSLHLPPRTPPPVRYLQDPDSENFLSAIDL, encoded by the exons atggaggaggaggaggaggaggttccgCGAAGGCGGCAGCTGCCGGACTCCAACGCCCGGTACCGGGACAGGAGCTTCTGGGACTCGCGGTACCAGGACGAAGGGGCGGCTCCGGCCGAATGGTTCGGGGGCTTGGAGCGATTCCGAGAGCAGCTGGAGGCGGAGCTGAGCCCGGGTGATCGGATCCTGGTGCTGG GCTGCGGGAACAGTGCTCTGAGCTACGACCTCTTCCAGCTGGGCTATACAGACATCACCAGCATTGACTACTCACCCATATGCATTGCAAGCATGCAAGACCGCTATGCCCATTGCCCAGGCCTGCACTGGGCAGTGATGGACGCCCGGGCCTTGACCTTTGTGGATGGGAGCTTTGATGTGGTGTTGGAGAAGGGCACTCTGGATTCCATGATGGTGGAAGAAACAGACCCATGGAACGTCTCCTCCGGGGCTAGGATGCTTCTGGATCAAGTGTTAACAGAG GTGAGCAGAGTCTTACGCCCTGGCGGCCGGTTCATCTCCATCACCTTCGCTCAGCCACATTTCCGCAAGCGCCACTACGCCCAGCCGGCCTACGGGTGGTCCGTCCGGCACGCCACGTACGGGAGCGGATTCCACTACTTCATCTACGTCATGCGGAAGGGCGAGGAGCTGTCCCCTTCCGACCTGGCCCTGGGGCAGAGCCTGCACCTGCCCCCCCGGACTCCGCCCCCTGTACGCTACCTCCAGGACCCAGACAGTGAGAATTTTCTCTCTGCCATTGACCTGTGA